The genomic interval TTGAGCATAGGAATAAAGTCTTATGgaaaatttcatattatctTCCTATGAATCAAAGGACTTATTAGGGGGAATCCTAAAAAGAATGATTAACAACAACTCATTTTACGATCCTCCGATTCAAATAAGCCCCTTACATGGATGTGCCAGATTTCACCAGCGGTAGCGGCCCATTGGGCTACAACGGGCCTCCGTCTATTTCCACGTGCGGTCAATTCAACCTTTTAAATAGGGTTAATTAGGTCGTCCCAAAGTAAGCTTCATGAATATGATTAACTAGAGtaacatgtcatctaaaaagtttgaaactaggataaaacactcTTCTTTCAATACattgttttatctattgttgttttctaggttacaTACAAGACACAAGCTCTCTAGGTAACGATGTCGAGAAGGTTTTATCTCCATGAAACTCATGTTATCtctttctttattaatactttatcacatcatcaaaaatatctacatggcACCCTATTTATTGCCTATGAAACTCGCATTGAGATTGACATTAGGCCCCTTTAGATGACAAAAACTTTTTgggggagaagtgtcacgtcgaatgtttgaccggatgccagaagaggttttcggacacaaatgaaaaaacgaatttcacggctagcctagaaaccgtgagacgaatcttttaagcctaattaattcgtcattagcacatgtagattactgtagtacttatggctaatcatgggctaattaggctcaaaagttcgtctcaagatttcttctggaaactgtgcaattagtttttttgttttatctatgtttcatactttatttaggtgtccaaagatttaatgcgatgtttttaagaaaactttttggtaactaaacaAGGTCTTAGATCATGCTATTATAAAGttgtctattttaaaaaatatcattagtaagAGTGTTATtacaattttagaattattcAAAATATGTCACCGTGTACCCTTTCAatgtactttttaaaatttttagaccATATTACCTCCATACCGTTCACCGCATATTTCGGAACAATGTTGGAAGTGCAAAGCATAATTTAGtctaaaaaaattgctaaATGCACTAAAGAGATACGTAGTGGCATTTtaaataattctaaaattagaaTGATATGCACagtaataacatatttaaaaaagacaaaattacATGATCTAATTAATCATTTTAAATAAGGCCCAACTAGCCCGACACTGTAGACTTCTCGGCACGTAACCAACCAACCTGCCGTAATGGTATTttcaacccaatgactagaaTGATAtctatagcattaaataagttaacatataggataaaaaatgatgtggcaagtgaataaatgagaaaagagaataaaaccatgtcttagatgagatatggtttctacacaatatccaagatatcatgtgagataagtaacattaaatttaagtatggAACAAAGAGTAGTGTTTCTCgataataaaaagtttataaaaaccaTATCTAATGTTATGGGTTGAGAATGCTCTAGTCGCACCCGCCGCAGGCCCGCAGCTTCCCTTCCTTTCCACCTCAAATCGACGAGGCACCGAAGAAacgaaaattaaataaaaaaacacaaataaagaAGGGAGAAGCCGACCACCCCCCATcgctccccttcctcctcgcaGATCTCCGACGCCGGCCACCACCATGAACTACTCCGGCGGCgaccgctcctcctcctcctcccgccccaccaccacctccttcgACTCCTACAAGTTCGACTTCGGCGGGGTCAACTCGTCCCGCCCCCTCCGCGACCAGAGGCCGGGggcgacggccgccgcggggAACGCCTACGCGAAGCCGGGAGGCGTGGCTTCCGGGAACACGTGGTCGCACCAGCCCGCCAAGACGACGTCGTGGACGCACCAGccgtcccccgccgccgcggcggcgaccggatCCGGGCCCACGTCCATGGTCGGCGACATCTTCGGCCGGAGCtggtcctccgccgcgccctcgTCCGGCCTCGGCATCCCGCAGGCGAACAACCCAGGCCTCTTCAGCGACCTCCTTGGCTCCGCGCTCGGGTCGTCCTCCCGCGCCCAGTCGAACGCGCCGCTCAGATCTGCGGCGCCGCAGACCTCCAAGCCGGCCAATCCCAACCCTAGCACCAACAGTTCCCCTTTCTCTATGGGCGGCATGGCGAGCACGCTCCTGAAGACGACCGGGGCGCCCATGGCCTCCGGTGGCGGGTACGGTGTTGGTGGCCGTCCAATGAAGCCGGCAGGCATGGCATCGGCGGCCGCGACGCAGCCTATAGGGCAGAAGAAGGATCCGTTCGGTTCAATAGATCCCTTCGCGGCGAAGCCTGGTTCCATGAATGCTGCGAAGAAGGATAATTCCGTCAAGCCAGATCAAGGTTTTGGGGCGTTCCAGAGCATGAATTCGGGTGGAGATGCAGGATTCAGTGGCTTCCAGAGCGCTGATGCTGGATTTGGTACTTTCCAGAGTTCCGGTGCCACGAAACCTTCCAGCTTTACTCCTCCACCGGCACCGGCTCCAGCGCCTGCCCCTGCAGCTGCTTCAGTGAACTCCGGTGTAGATCACTTGGACTCGCTGTTTGCTTCGTCAACAGCTGCTCCGACTGCAGCGAGTAacggtggtggcggaggtgACATGTTTGGTGAGATGGATGGTTGGGTGGATGTGGAGGCAGATTTTGGTACTGGTGACAGCGGTGGCACAACCACAGAGCTCGAGGGGCTCCCACCGCCACCGTCTGGGTTGACAGCATCTGGTGCTAAGGCCAAAGGGATGGATAATTACAAGGGCGGGCAGTATGCTGATGCTATCAAGTGGCTGTCATGGGCTGTTGTACTCATTGAGAAGTCTGGGAAGGATGCTGACATTGTAGAGGTGTTGTCATCACGGGCTTCATCTTACAAGGAGGTTGGCGAGTACAAGAAGGCAATTGCCGACTGTTCAAAGGTATTTGCAATGACTTAGTGTTACCTGTTAACTGGCAATATATTAGGAGGTGTTTCCATGTCTTACCgtgtttgttttatgttttctgTCTTGTGCAGGTACTAGAAAAGGATAAGGAAAATGTCTCCGTTCTTGTGCAGCGTGCTCTCCTATACGAGAGCTCTGAAAAATACAGGCTTGGGGCAGATGACCTGCGTTTGGTTCTGAAAATTGATCCCGGGAATAGGCTTGCCAGGAGTATGATCCATCGTCTGAACAAGATGGCTGACTAGACATGTTTTGCTAGTGCTTTGTGTACAACCACTGTAATCCACCTTGACACGAGATCTGTGAGTTATTTTGAATTGCTTTACTATACTTGTGGTTTTGGGGGAATAATTTGCCAATATGTTGTTATGAACCATGGGATTACATCTTTACATACAGTATATTCTTTCAATTGTATAATCATATATTGTATCAAGCttgcttttaaaaattacTACTTTATGGCTTGACTGTTCCAACCTTCATCATGGTTGGATGGTAAGCATGTGATGTTATGGTTTCTCACAACATAACAGTAATTGGTATATTGGAACCGGTACAACCTTTAGGTAAACTAGTTCTACAATTTTAGAAACAGTTCTCTTACATAGATGGTGGCATTTCACACCTTGATGAATATTTAAAACTTGTCTTAAAATGCTCATCAGGATTCTTTTGGACTTGGATATCTGAGTGCTAAATTGGAAGTTTGAACGTAGGCATCTAATTCTAAGCAGGACATCTCGTTGAACCTTCACATGCTATTATTATACTTGAGCACATACAAGCTAATGTTGCGCATTTCTAATTCTTCTTGCTAACTGATAGCTATTTCTAGTAATTTTATTTGTGGTTTCATTTAAGCTATAGataatgaatatataatatttgatttgttagAACAAGGAAGCTGTAGCTTCAATGTTTTTAACTATCCTTGATATTTCATAGCGGGCCAATTTCCCACCAGTCACATAAATACTGATTGCAAAAAGGGGAACTGCTGTTTCATAATTAAAAGGTGCTTTCCAAGTACAATGAAAATGTGATCTGCTTTGTCCTTTATCTCATTAATCAGGGCAAATGCTTGCTCTGCTAGATtatgggcctgtttgggggtgCTTTTGGCAGCTGCAACTTCTCATAGAATCTCTAGAAGTCAGAAGACAGAAACGCTCTCAACCAGCACTCGGCTTCTGAGAATTTGATGttgtataatttagaaaatgaactagacAGGAACTGGAAAACCTAACATTTTCATATTCTGATTAGCTGGCTTCTCACTAGTTGTTTCTCCAAATCTTAAACTCGCTAAGCTGGCCCTAGGTTAGGTTTCCCACCGTTTGTCTGCAAACGTCTAATTTAATTGCTATGCCTGTATTTGTTTGCTCGGAGAGTTGTCTTGGTAGAGCCCAGCTTTTCTAAAGTTCTAACCAAGCATTTAAAGGTGTGAATTAAATCAGCTACTATGATTGTAGTGTGCGTATGTAATTTGCTTCTGGCTTTCATTGATTGGTATAAGTATGCAATCTATGCATGTTCAACAGAACAAATTCATGGAATACGCTGTGGATatttgcagcagcagcttgtCAGACCTTTGTAATTGCAATATTGTAGCCTAATGTTGCTTCCTATTGCATTCTGACATTGTTGAATtagttgtttttatttatattttaaatttatttacccGGCAGCTGTTGGATGGCACTTCAGATATGCTGTGATGCTTTTCGTCCATAAGAGCAGCCAAGGTGCatagataagaaaaaaatgtatgggATGGATGCTATACATCGGAGGGAGTGTTAAGCTAAATTTTCTAAGCactcattgtttatttagcaACTAGTgctaagattgaaaaaatattttagctaaatatttaatgttgcaTGATGGATAAAGGTGAGAAGAATAATATCTTTTTATCTTAGTGGGTCTCACCTTAGTCTAAGCTATATGAGTCTAAACATTATAGTACACTTAACCAAGCTAACACCTCATGACATGTTCATTCTTAACACTTACTAAGAAAATATACACTAAAGATGCCTTACGACCATAAGTCCATAGCACGGTTGAATATGAAGGTTGgaaattattgttattattttaacatttttatctattaatttaaaaacactTTCAACACTTGCTACTCCCACTTGTGTGGCTGTGGACAAAAAAAGGCTTAGATCTAGAAATTAGTTGGTGAAGactttagttttaaaattaaaaaagggtcagataatttttaaaaaaatgaaggttGGTTAGCCATCATGGCTTCTCCACATTCTTTGTTTGTCTGTTTTATTCTCTGGCTGAAGATGATATTTATGCCCTTAACTGTTTCGGTTTGGCATGGAATACTTTTTTTATTCGAGCAACTTTTGATTACGGTTggtcatttgtcttattcaatattttttataaatatatatagaataataaatcatgtttaaagtatCTTTAATggtaaaacaaatcataataaaataattaataattatgtaaaatttttaaataagata from Oryza brachyantha chromosome 3, ObraRS2, whole genome shotgun sequence carries:
- the LOC102705054 gene encoding spidroin-2 — its product is MNYSGGDRSSSSSRPTTTSFDSYKFDFGGVNSSRPLRDQRPGATAAAGNAYAKPGGVASGNTWSHQPAKTTSWTHQPSPAAAAATGSGPTSMVGDIFGRSWSSAAPSSGLGIPQANNPGLFSDLLGSALGSSSRAQSNAPLRSAAPQTSKPANPNPSTNSSPFSMGGMASTLLKTTGAPMASGGGYGVGGRPMKPAGMASAAATQPIGQKKDPFGSIDPFAAKPGSMNAAKKDNSVKPDQGFGAFQSMNSGGDAGFSGFQSADAGFGTFQSSGATKPSSFTPPPAPAPAPAPAAASVNSGVDHLDSLFASSTAAPTAASNGGGGGDMFGEMDGWVDVEADFGTGDSGGTTTELEGLPPPPSGLTASGAKAKGMDNYKGGQYADAIKWLSWAVVLIEKSGKDADIVEVLSSRASSYKEVGEYKKAIADCSKVLEKDKENVSVLVQRALLYESSEKYRLGADDLRLVLKIDPGNRLARSMIHRLNKMAD